One Nicotiana sylvestris chromosome 12, ASM39365v2, whole genome shotgun sequence genomic window carries:
- the LOC104230759 gene encoding fasciclin-like arabinogalactan protein 3 — translation MNRSIVTLLCYFLLLASSASAFNITKILSQFSDYSTFNDLLSKSGLATEINKRTTITILAVPNGAIGDLTSKSDDVLNSVLSTYVVLDYYDIPKLKSLKDKTAKMTTMYQQSGKARFDQGFLNMTAKDGSFVFGSAVKDAQRDSRLEKSVMNQPYNISVLGISQPFVTPGLDGTLAPVSTPPPKANNATSSPKSSPPASDDEAESPAEEAESPVSEETEALAPSKDADTSASSPSADSPPADAQAPPPAGSSAGKLKVSFGSFVVLASMVAAF, via the coding sequence ATGAATCGTTCCATTGTTACCCTTCTCTGTTACTTCCTTCTACTAGCCTCCTCAGCCTCAGCTTTTAATATCACAAAAATTCTAAGCCAATTTTCTGATTATAGCACTTTTAATGACCTTCTTTCTAAATCTGGCTTAGCCACTGAAATTAACAAAAGGACCACAATTACAATTTTGGCCGTTCCAAATGGTGCAATTGGTGATCTTACCTCAAAATCAGATGATGTTCTCAATAGTGTTTTATCAACCTATGTTGTATTAGATTACTACGACATCCCGAAACTCAAAAGCTTAAAGGACAAAACTGCAAAAATGACAACAATGTACCAACAATCTGGTAAAGCAAGATTTGACCAAGGTTTCTTGAATATGACAGCTAAAGATGGTAGTTTTGTATTTGGATCAGCTGTCAAAGACGCTCAACGCGATTCAAGGCTCGAAAAATCTGTTATGAATCAGCCTTATAACATCTCAGTTCTTGGAATTTCTCAGCCATTTGTTACACCTGGACTTGATGGAACACTTGCACCAGTTTCAACACCACCACCTAAGGCTAATAATGCAACATCTTCACCTAAGAGTTCACCACCTGCTTCTGATGATGAAGCAGAGTCCCCTGCTGAAGAAGCAGAGTCCCCTGTTTCTGAAGAAACAGAGGCCCTTGCTCCTTCTAAGGATGCCGATACTTCGGCTAGTTCGCCCTCGGCTGATTCGCCACCGGCTGACGCTCAGGCGCCACCACCGGCAGGATCATCTGCTGGGAAATTGAAGGTTTCCTTTGGTTCGTTTGTTGTTTTGGCATCAATGGTTGCAGCTTTTTAA